The DNA sequence GCTCAGGCCGGTGCCGGTGTCGCTCACGGTGAGGCGCACCCAGTCGCCGGCGGCCACCCCGGGCCGGACCCCGCCCAGGTCCTGCTCCAGCTTCACCGGGGCCGTCTCCAGCCGGAGCGTGCCGCCGCTGGGCATGGCGTCGCGCGCGTTGACCGCCAGGTTGACCAGCACCTGCTCCAGCTGGCCGGGGTCGGCCAGCACGGGGCAGGGGGCCGGCGACGGGGCGGTCTCGAGCTCGATGTGCGCCCCGATGACCCGCCGCAGCAAGGTGCCCACGCCCACCACCACCTCGTTCAGGTCGAGCCGCTTGCTGGCCAGGATCTGGCGCCGGGCGAAGGCCAGCAGCTGGCGGGTCAGGGCGGCCGCCCGCTCGCCGGCCTTCTGGATCTCGCCCAGGTCCTCCTGCACCTCGGCGGCGGTGGCCCCGGGCAGCTGCGCGGTGGAGGAGCAGCCCAGCACCACCGTCAGCAGGTTGTTGAGATCGTGGGCCACCCCGCCGGCCAGCCGGCCGATGCTGTCGAGCTTCTGGGCGTCGGCCAGCTGCCGCTCCAGCCGCTCGCGCTCGGCCAGCTCGCGCTGCAGCTGCCCGGTGCGCTCCTCCACCCGCGCCTCCAGCTGGTCGCGGGCCGCGGCCAGCTGCCGGGTCCGCTCCTCCACCAGCCGGCCCAGCTCCTCGGCGCGGGTGCGCAGGCGGTTGCCCCGCAGGCGCACCACGCCGGTCACCGCCCCCACCAGCAGGACGGCCGCCAGCAGCCCCAGCGCCAGGCGCACCCAGGTGCGCTCCAGCGGCGCCGGTCGCACCTGCACCAGCAGCGGCGTCGCCGCCGCCACCCAGTCGGCCCCGTCGCGCGAGGCCTCCACCTCGAAGCGGTAGTCGCCCTCGCCCAGGCCGCGGTAGAGCGCGGCGCGCAGCGGCCCGGAGGGCTGCCAGGCCGCCTCGTGCCCGGCCAGCCGGTGCCGGAACTGCAGGCGGTGCGGCGCCGCCAGCGTGGGGGAGGTGAAGTGGAGCTCCAGGGTGGCGTCGCCGTGCTCCAGGCGCACCACGCCGAGGTCGAGCGGCACCTCGGCCCCGGCCAGGAAGGCCCGCTCCACCCGCGGGGGGGCCGGCGGCCCGAGCTGCATGCGGTGTGGATCGGCCACCACCAGGCCGGCCACCGTGCCGAACCAGAGCCGGCCGTCGGGGGTGCGCGCGGCCGAGGACTGGCCGGCGGAGGTGAACTCGGTGGACGGCAGGCCGTCGCGCTCGTCGAAGGACAGGACGTGCAGCGGGCCGGCCCGCCCCTCGGCCAGGGCCAGCAGCTCGGCCTTGCGCGCCAGCACCAGCGAGCCCTCCAGCGCCACCCACAGGCCGTCGTGGTCGTCGGCCAGGACCGCCACGCCGCGCCCGGCGAAGCGCGGGTCGAGCGTCCCGAAGGAGGTGAGCCGGCCGGCGTGCCAGAGCTGCAGCCCGGCCGAGTAGCTGGCCACCCACAGGTCCCCGCCGTCGGGCAGGAGGCTCATCACGTCCCGGACCGCCTGCAGCTCCGGCGGCGTCTCGGCCTGGTAGGCCGGGCCCAGCAGGCGCACCAGCCCGAGGCCGCCGGCCCACAGGTGGCCCTGCGGGTCCTCGGCCAGCACGCGGAAGGGCCAGCCGCCCGGCACCTCCACCCGGGTGGCGCGCCCGTCGCGGTGGCGCTCCAGGCCGGTCTCGGTGCCCAGCCAGACGCTGCCGTCCTTCGACTGCAGGAGGCCCCGGACCCGGACGTAGGGCGCGCCGTCGGCCGCCCGCACCGGCGCGGCGCGGCCGCCCTGGATCCGGACCACGCCGGCGGAGCGCAGCGACAGCCAGGTGGCGCCGTCGCGGGTCCGCAGCGTGGCGGCCACGGTGGCGGCGCCCAGGCCCCAGCGCGCGCCGTAGGGGGTGATGCGGCCGTCGGCCAGCCGGTCCAGGCCGGCGCCGTCGAGGCCGACCCAGACCGCCCCGTCGACGGGGTCGGCGGAGACCGACCAGACCACCTCGGCGGAGAGGCCGTCGCGCCGGCCGACCGGCAGCAGGAGGCGCGGGCGGAGCCGATCCAGCCCGGAGGCGGCCCCGGCCCAGAGGGCGCCGTCCTCATCGGCCAGCAGCGCCGTGACCGGCCGCGACGTCACGCCCGGCTGGCGCGGCGAGGCCGTGGCCCCGTCGTCCGAGAGCTGCTGCACGCCGCCGCCCAGGGTGGCGACCCAGAGCCGGCCGTCGCCGTCCTCCGCCAGCGCGGTGACGTTGGTGGCGGCCAGCCCGGCGCCCAGGGGCCGGCGCGTCGCCAGCCAGGCCGGATCGGTGCGCAGCAGCCCCTCGGAGGTGCCCACCCAGGTGCGCCCGCGCCGGTCGGTGTGCAGCGCCTGGACCCGCTGGGTGGTGCCGCCCTCCTCCGGGCCCAGCCGGGTGAGCCGGCCCTCGCGCAGGACCAGCAGCCCGTCCTCCACCCCCGCCAGGAGCCGGCCGGAGGCGTCCTCGGCCAGCGCGAACACCGCGCGGTCGTGCCCCTCCACCAGCGTGAGGTCGTCGCCCAGCACCAGGGCGAGGCCGCGCTCGGTGGCGGCCCACAGGGCGCCGCCGCGGTCGCGCAGGAGCTCGAACACCGGCTGGTCGCCTGCGGCGAGCCGGGTGAAGCGGCCGCCGGAGAGCCGGCCCAGGCCGCGGTCGCTGGCGAGGAAGAGGGTGCCGTCGGGGTCCTCGAGCAGCGCCCGCACGTTGAGCTCGGCGGCCCCGTCGGCCACCGGCACCTGGCTGAAGCGCAGGCCGTCGAAGCGGACCAGGCCGCGCCGCGTGCCCACCCACAGGTAGCCGGTGGTGGAGCGCTGGAGGGCGGTGACCGTCCCGGGGACGCCCTGCTCCTCGCCCCAGTGGTCGGCGGCGCGCAGGTCGTGCGACGGGATGGCCGCGGGGACGGCCGGGACGGCCGCGCCGGGCGCCGCCGGGGCGGGGACCGGGAGCGCCGCGGAGAGCAGCGCGGCCAGCGCCAGCGCGCCGGTCCGGACCCGGCGGGGAGGCCCGCCGGCGCGCCGCGTCTCGGGTGCTGCCTGGGCACGGCTCATCGGGGGGAGTCTGGCAGGGCGCGCCCGGCCGTCAAGCCCGACGAGCTGCGTCCGGCGAGCGACCCTGGTGGCCATGTAGGCGCGCCGCCCACTGGCCGGGCGCCGCCCGACACCTGCCGGGCGATCGCTCCGCGGGCGCCCGGGCGCCGGCCGCTCAGGCCCCGACCGCGTCCAGGTCCTGGTAGGCCTGGCGCAGCCAGACCTTGACCCGCTGCCGGTCCATCAGGCCGAGCCCGCCGGCCTCCGGCGCCGCCGAGCGGGCCGCCGCCCAGAAGCTGGCGCTGCTGGCGTCGATCTTGCGCATGGCCGCGTCGTGCAGGCGGCGCAGCGGCACCACCTGGGCGCCCAGCGCCAGGGCCCGGTCCTTCACCCCGGAGCGCTCCAGGATCCCGAAGTCGTCGCCGCGCAGCTGGTTGAGCACCAGCACGTAGGAGAGCCGCGCGCCGTGGCGGTCGAGCAGCCGCGCCAGCAGGTCCACCGAGTCGCGCCCCGAGTCCATGACGTGCCAGTAGCGCAGCGACAGGCCGGACTCCGGCGCCAGCTCCAGCAGCCCGGACTCGTCCATCCAGCGGGTCAGCGGGTCGTGGGTCTGGGCGGCCAGGTCCACCAGGACGCGGCGGTCCGGCTCGGCCAGAGCGGCCTCCACGATGGCGTCGAGGCTCTCGTAGCGGTCCACCACCACCGGGGAGGCGTAGCCGGCGTAGAAGCGCAGCAGCGCGGCGTGCGACCGATCGGCGTCGAAGCCCAGGAAGGGCAGCTCGCGGTCGATGAAGTACTGCGCCAGCAGCCGGGCCACGACCGACTTGCCGACCCCGCCCTTCTCGCCGCCGATGAGGTGAACGTTGGCCACGGTGTCCCTTTCGCTGGAGGTCTCCCGTCCGGGACCTGCCGGGCGGCAGGCGCGACGGGGCCTGGGAAGCTACCACGGCCGGGGCCGGGCGCCGCCCGGGTGGGGCTCCGGGGGCGCGGCGCCGCGGTGTAGACTGGACGTCGCCGCGCGTGGGGGAGGTGAACCATGGTCCGGACAGACACCTTGCCGGGCAGGCCCTTCCCGGTGGGCGCCACGCCCGAGGCCGGGGGGGTCAACTTCTGCATCTGGTCGCGCGACGCCGACGCCCTGGAGCTGCACCTCTTCGACCGGGCCGAGGACGCCCACCCCAGCGACACCGTCGTGCTGCGGCGGTGGGTGAATCGCACCTACCACTACTGGCACGTCTTCGTCCCCGGCCTGCGCTCCGGCCAGCGCTACGGCTGGCGCGCCCACGGGCCGCTCGATCCGTCGCAGGGGCTGCGCTTCGACGGGCAGAAGCTGCTCCTCGACCCCTACGCGCGGGCCATCGACGTCCCGGCGGGCTACGACCGCGCGGCGGCCCGGCGGCCCGGCGACAACGCCGGCCAGGCCATGAAGGCGGTGGTGGCCGACCTGTCGGCCTACGACTGGGAGGGGGACCAGCCCCTGCGCCACCCCTACGCCCGCACCGTGATCTACGAGCTGCACGTGCGCGGCTTCACGCGCCACCCCTCGTCCGGCGTGCCGGCGGGGCGGCGCGGCACCTACGCCGGGCTGATCGAGAAGATCCCCTACCTGCGCGAGCTGGGCGTCACCGCGGTGGAGCTGCTGCCGGTCTTCCAGTTCGACCAGCAGGACGCGCCGCCCGGCCACCTCAACTACTGGGGCTACTCGCCGGTCTCCTTCTTCGCCCCGCACGCCGCCTACGCCGCGGCGGCCGATCCCCTGGGCGTGCTCGACGAGTTCCGCGACCTGGTGAAGGCGCTGCACCGGGCCGGCCTGGAGGTGATCCTGGACGTGGTCTACAACCACACCGCCGAGGGCGACGAGCTGGGGCCGACCCTCGGCCTGCGCGGCCTCGACAACCGGGCCTACTACCTGCTGGACCGCACCTGGGCCGGCTACCAGAACCACACCGGCTGCGGCAACACCCTCAAGGCCCACCACCCGGTGGTGCGCCGGCTCATCCTCGACAGCCTGCGGTACTGGGTGTCCGAGATGCACGTGGACGGCTTCCGCTTCGACCTGGCCTCGGTGCTCTCGCGCGACGAGAACGGCCACCCGCTGCACAACCCGCCCATCGTCTGGGAGATCGAGAGCGACCCGCTGCTGTGCGGCACCAAGCTCATCGCCGAGGCCTGGGACGCGGCCGGCCTGTACCAGGTGGGGCAGTGGGTGGGCGACTCCTGGGGCGAGTGGAACGGCCGCTTCCGCGACGACGTCCGCGCCTTCCTGCGCGGCGAGCCCGGGGAGGTGGGCCGGCTCGCCAACCGCATCTTCGGCAGCCCCGACCTGTACGCCGGCGCGGCGCGCCGGGCCGAGCAGAGCGTGAACTTCGTCACCTGCCACGACGGCTTCACGCTCAACGACCTGGTGACCTACCAGCAGAAGCACAACCTGGCCAACGGCGAGGAGAACCGCGACGGCACCGACGACAACCGGGCCTGGAACTGCGGCGTCGAGGGGCCCACCGACGATCCGGCCGTCGAGGCCCTGCGGGCCCGGCAGGTGCGCAACCTGCTGGCCATCACGCTGCTCTCCTCCGGCGTGCCCATGCTGGCCATGGGCGACGAGGCGCGCCGCACCCAGCGCGGCAACAACAACGCCTACTGCCAGGACGGCGAGCTCTCCTGGCTCGACTGGGACCTGGTGGACCGCCACGCCGACCTGCG is a window from the Anaeromyxobacter sp. genome containing:
- a CDS encoding mobilization protein, with the translated sequence MANVHLIGGEKGGVGKSVVARLLAQYFIDRELPFLGFDADRSHAALLRFYAGYASPVVVDRYESLDAIVEAALAEPDRRVLVDLAAQTHDPLTRWMDESGLLELAPESGLSLRYWHVMDSGRDSVDLLARLLDRHGARLSYVLVLNQLRGDDFGILERSGVKDRALALGAQVVPLRRLHDAAMRKIDASSASFWAAARSAAPEAGGLGLMDRQRVKVWLRQAYQDLDAVGA
- the glgX gene encoding glycogen debranching protein GlgX; protein product: MVRTDTLPGRPFPVGATPEAGGVNFCIWSRDADALELHLFDRAEDAHPSDTVVLRRWVNRTYHYWHVFVPGLRSGQRYGWRAHGPLDPSQGLRFDGQKLLLDPYARAIDVPAGYDRAAARRPGDNAGQAMKAVVADLSAYDWEGDQPLRHPYARTVIYELHVRGFTRHPSSGVPAGRRGTYAGLIEKIPYLRELGVTAVELLPVFQFDQQDAPPGHLNYWGYSPVSFFAPHAAYAAAADPLGVLDEFRDLVKALHRAGLEVILDVVYNHTAEGDELGPTLGLRGLDNRAYYLLDRTWAGYQNHTGCGNTLKAHHPVVRRLILDSLRYWVSEMHVDGFRFDLASVLSRDENGHPLHNPPIVWEIESDPLLCGTKLIAEAWDAAGLYQVGQWVGDSWGEWNGRFRDDVRAFLRGEPGEVGRLANRIFGSPDLYAGAARRAEQSVNFVTCHDGFTLNDLVTYQQKHNLANGEENRDGTDDNRAWNCGVEGPTDDPAVEALRARQVRNLLAITLLSSGVPMLAMGDEARRTQRGNNNAYCQDGELSWLDWDLVDRHADLRRFVRRLLELRHLGVPAQQADGRTLAQLLRRARIEWHGVRLDQPDWSRDSHSLAVTFTGHAQAGRYWCAINAWSEPLRFELPPSRAGWHGLVDTALPSPHDACSWAEALPVEGASRVLQAHSVVVLGSPG
- a CDS encoding response regulator — encoded protein: MSRAQAAPETRRAGGPPRRVRTGALALAALLSAALPVPAPAAPGAAVPAVPAAIPSHDLRAADHWGEEQGVPGTVTALQRSTTGYLWVGTRRGLVRFDGLRFSQVPVADGAAELNVRALLEDPDGTLFLASDRGLGRLSGGRFTRLAAGDQPVFELLRDRGGALWAATERGLALVLGDDLTLVEGHDRAVFALAEDASGRLLAGVEDGLLVLREGRLTRLGPEEGGTTQRVQALHTDRRGRTWVGTSEGLLRTDPAWLATRRPLGAGLAATNVTALAEDGDGRLWVATLGGGVQQLSDDGATASPRQPGVTSRPVTALLADEDGALWAGAASGLDRLRPRLLLPVGRRDGLSAEVVWSVSADPVDGAVWVGLDGAGLDRLADGRITPYGARWGLGAATVAATLRTRDGATWLSLRSAGVVRIQGGRAAPVRAADGAPYVRVRGLLQSKDGSVWLGTETGLERHRDGRATRVEVPGGWPFRVLAEDPQGHLWAGGLGLVRLLGPAYQAETPPELQAVRDVMSLLPDGGDLWVASYSAGLQLWHAGRLTSFGTLDPRFAGRGVAVLADDHDGLWVALEGSLVLARKAELLALAEGRAGPLHVLSFDERDGLPSTEFTSAGQSSAARTPDGRLWFGTVAGLVVADPHRMQLGPPAPPRVERAFLAGAEVPLDLGVVRLEHGDATLELHFTSPTLAAPHRLQFRHRLAGHEAAWQPSGPLRAALYRGLGEGDYRFEVEASRDGADWVAAATPLLVQVRPAPLERTWVRLALGLLAAVLLVGAVTGVVRLRGNRLRTRAEELGRLVEERTRQLAAARDQLEARVEERTGQLQRELAERERLERQLADAQKLDSIGRLAGGVAHDLNNLLTVVLGCSSTAQLPGATAAEVQEDLGEIQKAGERAAALTRQLLAFARRQILASKRLDLNEVVVGVGTLLRRVIGAHIELETAPSPAPCPVLADPGQLEQVLVNLAVNARDAMPSGGTLRLETAPVKLEQDLGGVRPGVAAGDWVRLTVSDTGTGLSAEAAAHLFEPFFTTKAKGKGTGLGLATCYGIVRQMGGHIWLRSQPGRGTTVEIHLPRAEGALTRPGQPGAGPQAPPPGGGERVLLVEDEPQVRALAARALAERGYQVLTAGDGEEALRVLEAAGGAVDLLLTDVIMPRMGGVELAARLADRTPGQAILFMSGYVDRAALAQGDLPEGAPILLKPFTPAALAGRVRQVLDRTAPPPAG